The DNA region TTAAACGATTATACCACATTCGACCACTTTGCTTAAGTCCATATAAGGATTTGTTCAGCCTTATGCAGTGTTCTTCTCGAGAACCTTTGTTAGCTTTAAGCTCAATACCCTCTGgtaatctcatatatatttcattatccAGTGGACCATAAAGGTATGCGGTTACAACATCCATCAACCGCATatccaaattttcttttatggcCAGATTTATTAAAAATCGAAATGTAGTGGCATCCACCACACGGGAGTATGTCTCCTCATAATTGATGCCTGGTatttgtgagaatccttgtgctACAAGCCGTGTTTTGTATCTTATAATTGAACCATGTTCAtttctcttcctcacaaagACCCACTTATATCCCACTGGATTAATATTAGAAGGTGTCAGGATAATCGGTCCATAGACATTCCTTTTCTTTAATGATTCTAATtccacgtttatggcttctttccatttgaGCCAATCAGATCTTTGAGTGCACTCTAGAATAgacgtgggttcatgatcctcattTAAGTCCATCATATCAAGGGCTACTTTATAAGCAAATATATCATCGATGTCGACATCTTGTCCCAGACATAAGataattaattgagatctcTTCATTAGCACCTTCAGTACCATGAGGCTCGGTGTCCCGAGTCTCATTGGTTGGTACCTTAGGCATGGCCATTTCGGTCTTTTCTGGACAATCTATGACCTTGGTTtcttttgcacctttctttaatttACAAGGTCctttatctttggaaccaattggtctaccacgtttGAGACGTGCTTTAGACTTTGTAGCCACTTGATTCTGTCCATCATGGACATCAATACTTATTGGTGCATTACAAGCTGGTATATAGGACTTAGTCACTCTTTTCGGGTCACCAAAGGAATCAGGCAATTGATTAGCTAGCTTTTGCAAATGAATTATTTTCTGGACCTCTAAATCACATGATtgagtccgaggatcttgccatgaTAAAGATGTTTGATTCCATATTATTGCTTTGCCCAGCTTGTTATTCTCTCCCCCTAATGTTGGGTACTCAGATTCATCAAAATGACAATCTGCATATCTGGCCTTAAACAAATCTCTTGTTGTTGGCTCAAGATATTAATAATGGTGGGAGAGTCAAATCCAACATATATTTCATCCTCCTTTGAGGTCCCATTTTTGTTCTCTGTGGTGGTGCAATAGGAACATACACAGAACATCCAAATGTTTTGATATGGGACACATCTGGCTCATGACCCGAGAGTAATTGGGACGGAGAATATTTGTGTTCACTAGATGGCCTTATGCTTATCAATTCAGCAGCATGTAATACCGCATATCCCCAAGCTATGAGTAATGGTCGAGCTATGAGTTGGATTCTTTTAATGAAGGATTCGGCCAATCCATTATGTGTATGTACATGTGCCACGGAGTGTTCCacacttacccccatggacatacagtaATCACTAAAAGCTTGAGAATTGAATTCATTAGCATTGTCAAGACGAATAGTTTTAAGTGGAAAATCTGGAAAGTGGGCTCTCAGTCTTATGATCTGGGCCAGTAATCTAGCAAATGCCAGGTTTCTAGTGGATAATAAACAAACATGCGACCATCTGGTCGATGCATCAATGATGACCATAAAATATCGAAATGTCCCACAAGGTGGGTGTATTGGTCCACCTATATCGCCTTGAATCCTTTCCAGAAAGTTTAATGTTTCCTTATCACCTTTACAGGTGATGGCCTTATTAATTTCCCTTGTGAGCATGGAACACATGGGAAGCTCTTAGGGAGAATTTTCCTATCTCTTAAGGAATGGCCAGTTGAGTTCAAGAGTATTTTACGCATCATAGCCGAACCAGGATGGCCGTGCCTGTCGTGCATTGGTTaaaggcttctctgaactctttaGTCATTGTGACATTAACTTCAATCATATTTGTATTAGCACAATAAAGGCCAATAGATATAGCATGgatagtctctaggactttcttatggccttgggcattttcataaatcaaaagaaattcTTTTTTTCCCTCGCCCTTAGTTTCAATATGTAGACCATTCATAcgaatgtctttgaaacttagCAAATTTCTCTTTGATTTAGGAGAATATAATGCATTAGAGATTCCTAGATGCGTGCCATTAGGCATCATTAAGTGGGCCTGGCCATGGCCTTCAATAAGACTGGATGTGCCTACTATAGTATTGATATTGGCACTTCTTAGGGTGAGGTtaacaaaatatcttttatcttttaatatagtGTGGCTTGATCCACTATCCACCACTAGCATGTTCTTGTCTTCTTTCATTCCTGAAAAATAGACAAGGATCATCATCTTAGACATTTCTTAATTATAAGAATGTTTTATTTGGCTTTGTTTAAATGTTCTTAGGAAGTTTAACTGgatatataaaatcaaatttatttcaTAGATAGAACTTTATTTCAAAGTAGTAGAACAAAAACATAAAGCCAAAGGGAAATGCAAAGACAAAAGCAACATGATGTCGAAATCTTAACTGGCCTCTTTAAGGCAATCCGAAGTCTCAAATCTAAGAAGGTCATCATTCTCATGGTCGAAATCATTCTCACCATCGTGATGGACCCAATGGGCCACAGGGTTCTTtccctttatgctctcctggtagagttTAACAAGGTGCTGGGGAGTTCTGCATCGGTTAGCCCAATGATTGGTCATCCCACACCGATGGCAAGGTGATTTGGTCGAGCCATGGGTTTTAAAGTCAGACTTATACCCACGGGCCGGCTTGGTAACCTCGGCCATAACCTCGGCCTCGGCCCCGACCATGGCGTGGTCTTGTTTGATACCCACGGTCAGGCCCTTGCCATTTTCCACGGCCTTTCACACGgccatggtttgactctttcTTTGGAGACTCATCTTTTGGCTCTATGGCCGCATGTGCCTCAGGTAATGCCTTAGCAccaggaggcctcatctcactattcctcatgagtaactcattgttttgctcagctagcaacaaacaagagatcaAATTTGCATAGGTTGAGAAACCCTTTTCTCGGTATTGttgctgaagcaaaacattgCTTGTGTGGAATGTATAGAATGtcttctctaacatgtcagcatCAGTGATAGTCTTtccacacagtttcaactttgagactatcttgaatagagccgagttatactcatccaTAGACTTAAAGTCTTGGATCCTTAGGTTGCTCCAATCATATAGGACCTTTGGTAAGAGTACCGTCCTCTGGTGATCATATCTAGATTTCAGTTCTGTCCAAAGTtccagaggattctcaatagtgagatCTTGGTCTttgagactttcagtaaggtgatggcGTATGATTAAGATCGCACTGTATCTATCCTTCTCAAATGAGTCATTGCCATCAGTGATACAAGCACCAAGGTTTTTGGATTTCAAGAAGATCTTGGTGTCAAGTGCCCATTGAAGGTAATTGTCTCCGGAGACATTGAGGGCATCATACTCAAGATTGTTGATTTTCGACATTTGAATCAAATAATCCATAAAGGGATAAGGATTCATAATAAGATGATCAATTCATGGATGCATGATCAATGGGGATTTTGAATGTttgaaatgttttatatttttcaatcatCACTAATAAAATTCAATCATAAAAATCGATTTCAAGGTTggttttatatcaaaataaattttaccaaacacatatttaaaaaaatcgatTTCAAGGTTGATTAATAATAACTATGTGATCAAATGATAACTTTATAATCAAATGTTTTCAAAactagtatttaaaatttattatatgatatactaattttaaaaactagattatatttataatatttgaaataaatatttactttagtcaaagattttcatttaaataatcataaaagtttttcaaaaaaaaaaatttcagtttcAAGACATCAATGGTCAAAGATTTTCATTTATGggttttaatatttcatttattctgATTTTGACTGATCACAAAGGATCAAAACGATTTTAGCTTTAGGGCGATCATgattgtttttgaattttggatATTGGATTTTGCTGGTTGTGAAACCAAGCAAGAGAAAGAGTTTGATGTGTGTAATGGCCGATTTTATTTGGCAAACATCACATCAGTTTGATTTGAGAATTTTGATGGGGTTTTTGATTAGGTCAGATTATACATTCATGTTTTTACATCTGGTAATAAGGCCAATCAAAGGATTGAATCATGGGTTTTTTAATCTTTCATCAAATCCGGATTCATGGATGACAAAAGGAGAGAGGAGCAGCCGATTTTATGAATGGCTTTTAGCTAAGGGGATTTGCAATCtttcaataatttttgtttatgattCAAAAGGTTCTTAGAATCATGATTCATATAGATCATGGATTCAAGATTAATATTTGAGATGATTTTATATCTacatatttttcacttttataatatcTATAGATTTCTATTGTTTTATAAGTTTTAGGATTCATATAAAATtcagattcatatagatctttataATCAAAATTCAGATATgtggtgttcttagattttagGGTTAGATTATTTTACCTTTTCACCACAAGAATTCTGAATGGACCACcttaagagagagaggaggatgATCCGCGGATGGTGGAGAGAGGTGGAGAAGTAGCCGGCGAGGGGCTGTGAAGACTGGCCGGCAGAAAACAAGGCTGAGCGCCGGAGGGGCTGGCCGGAGGAGAGGAGGTCGCCGGAGGAGAGCTTGCTCAGGTGGAGAGagtttcgtgctgataacgtgttaagATTTGAGAGAAGGTTTGTGAGAATGTGTTGTCTTATTTCTTATTGCTTACACCACTATATATAGTGGTTCATACAAGGTGGAGTCAAAGGGAGAATTGATTACAAAGATACTCTACATAATGACATGGTCAAACTCATAAAGACTAAGGTTGAATGGGTCTTCCATGTGGCTGGATGTAAACCTCCAAAAGACTCTAGTCTTGAACTTGTATGGTTTTCGTTATGGACCATCCACTTCATGATTCATAACAGTTTCGTAGATTCATACATGTAATGAAGTCGTGGACACTGGACTTTGGATGTGGATATTATTCCGGCTCCTAGTAGGTCGTTGGCTTCCGCCAAAGTTAGCAGTGGGCAGCATGCTTTCTTCAGCTAGTGTCCTGAGTCTGTTAAGCTCAGGCAAAACAACACTCCCCAAGTCAGGTCTGTCTTTGCGTCTTAATTCAGCACACTGTAGAGCAAGTTTGGCTGCAACCAAAGCCTCTTGGAGTGGCCAGTCATGCACAGCAGGGTCTAACATCTCAGCGAAATTTCCGTTTTCGATTGCACTCTCGACGTGATAAGTCAAGCCCATTGGTGGCTTAGCTGTAAGTATTTGCAAAAGCATAATCCCAAAAGAGTAAATGTCTGATTTAGTCCCCAACATGCCGGTCTTCTGGTATTCTGGATCAATGTAACAGAATGTTCCAGCTGTTGAGGTCATTCTATATTGAGTTACAGTGTCAGCAACCGAAGGAGGGACTAGCCTTGCCAAGCCAACATCAGAAATCTTGCTAACGAAATGCTGGTCAAGTAAAATGTTTCCCGGTTTAAGGTCACGGTGCACCAAAGGCTCCGGTTTCATCTGGTGGAGGAAATGAAGACCGGTTGCGATTTCAGCTGCTATGCGAAATCTTAGCTGCCAAGAAAGTACTGAAGAGTTTGGTCGTCTGAAAAGACAGTCATCTAAGCTACCATTTGCCATGTATTCGTAGACTAAACATCCGTATTCCGGACAGGCTCCAAGTAGGAGAACCATGTTTGGATGTCTCATACAAGTTAATACTTCAACCTCTTGCTGGAACTGAGACCTTCCTTGTGCAGCGTCTGGTCTTAGAACTTTTATTGCCACTTGAGTATAATCTAGTGTTCCCTTGTAAACAGGACCATAGCCTCCTTCTCCAACTTTGCGACTCGGCGAGAAATCTTCAGTGGCTACTTCAATATCCTCAATTGTATATTTTCTATACCTCAAATCAGTTGTTGTTTTCACTAAAGGCTTTTTATTTTCCTCAATATGCTTTGTCTTTTGAGCTTCAAGTTCTGCTGTTCTGTGAGCTGCCACTGCAGTTTCAATCGCTGATCTGCTCTTTTCTTTCTCACTCTCAGCCATTGCTATCGCTGCTTCCTTGGCAAGTTTTACCTCTTCTAGTTTCTGTTCCTTACCTACTTTCCACTTGTGTAACTCAGTAGCCTGAGTAGTGAGAGAGAATAAGATTATGAGTAAGTTGGTGTGAGAGATTGAATCAGAGtgaaaattagtttaaaaaactcaaaacataCCGCCTTCTTAGCAGAGATTGCTTCCTTGCAGGCACTGTTATACATTTCCATTGTATGCTTTAGCTCCATTTTCAGCTTTGTCATCTCAGCTTCAATCTCATCCTGtcaaaaattttgattaatcaatgggaaaaaaaaaataaaaaaaaaataaaaaaggctGTTCTAATGCAAATGCGTGCTTACTTGGGACGATAGGGAACATGAAGGTCTACCAGAGCTTGAAGAGAATGCTGTATATGAAGAGCCAAGATCTATGGACTGCTTATTTGAAGAAGAGAAACTAATACTATTTTCTTCATAATCAGAGGTGAGTGAGAAGCGGGGAACATCAAGATGGTCATCAAAGGAAGGGAACATAAGATCCACGCTTGGTCTTCCACTACTCACAAATGATATGTCAGAGTCTGTCATTGAGGGCTGGTATCTTCCTTCGTATCCTCTTCTCATAAAAGGAGACCTATTCATTCAACATTATTGGTGGTTTGCCTTTAATTTAAACtgctggaaaaaaaaaatgaaacaagttTATATAGGAGGTGGTAACAAACTTACTTGATCTCGATCTGTATCTCGTCATGTGTTCTTTGCATTGTATGTTGTTTCCTTTCAACTGCATTTGATCAGTAAGGTTAATAAAAAGTAGTTAAATAAACTATGTGACAtgttagaacaaaaaaaaaagaacttagtcgcatatatatatatataccattcaTATTGCTGGTTTGAGAATGCCGCAAAGTGGAGCTGGGAAGTGAAGATGTTGCTGACTTCATGGAGGAGATTTTTCCTTTAGAGATTGCATAAACTGTGCAGAAACTCGGTGCCCTTTTCATGACGGTGTTTGAAACATCAGCTG from Raphanus sativus cultivar WK10039 chromosome 8, ASM80110v3, whole genome shotgun sequence includes:
- the LOC108820151 gene encoding U-box domain-containing protein 35, coding for MLKSGEKREESITLAIDKDKESQNALRWTVENLVSKGQTLTLLHVKLKQFPSLPYSGSYPNRSGDDKTELFLPFRCFCARKDVICQDVIVEDVSAAKGILDYVQKNAIETLVLGASKMNLLRFKAADVSNTVMKRAPSFCTVYAISKGKISSMKSATSSLPSSTLRHSQTSNMNVERKQHTMQRTHDEIQIEIKRGYEGRYQPSMTDSDISFVSSGRPSVDLMFPSFDDHLDVPRFSLTSDYEENSISFSSSNKQSIDLGSSYTAFSSSSGRPSCSLSSQDEIEAEMTKLKMELKHTMEMYNSACKEAISAKKAATELHKWKVGKEQKLEEVKLAKEAAIAMAESEKEKSRSAIETAVAAHRTAELEAQKTKHIEENKKPLVKTTTDLRYRKYTIEDIEVATEDFSPSRKVGEGGYGPVYKGTLDYTQVAIKVLRPDAAQGRSQFQQEVEVLTCMRHPNMVLLLGACPEYGCLVYEYMANGSLDDCLFRRPNSSVLSWQLRFRIAAEIATGLHFLHQMKPEPLVHRDLKPGNILLDQHFVSKISDVGLARLVPPSVADTVTQYRMTSTAGTFCYIDPEYQKTGMLGTKSDIYSFGIMLLQILTAKPPMGLTYHVESAIENGNFAEMLDPAVHDWPLQEALVAAKLALQCAELRRKDRPDLGSVVLPELNRLRTLAEESMLPTANFGGSQRPTRSRNNIHIQSPVSTTSLHV